TTTCTTGGGGATTATTAAAAAGAATATATTGTTTTGATCCATTTTTTAACAGGATATTATTTGGAGATTCATCTTCGATTTCATAACCGAAGGGCAAATAAAAGTTAATATCTTCACTCTTTTTATTTGTTTCTTTCGCCTTATCATTTAGTGCTTCTTTTACTGCTTCAATCGTTTCTTTACTCTCTGTTTCGAAATTTGATTTTCCACATGCACTCAGTAAGATAACTGATAAGATTATAATCAATATGGCATTAAAGAATTTCAGCTTTCTTCGCCTCCTAAATGAATATGTCCTTTCATTATCATACCTTCCATAATATTCAAAAGACAAGTCTTTTGTCGATTATTGTTGTCGAAATAGGAAGTATTTTCTATAATTTGTGCAATTTTTATTTATTTGAGGCTTTTTGATAGTGAAATTGCCCCACTAAAAGATTCATGATATGAGAAAACATCTCTGAACGATTAATTAATCCCTTAGTAAAAATCCCTACAGCTCCTTCGTTCTTGCGGACATTTTCCTTTTTTGCATAGTCATCCATTACTGGCCCAAGTTCTTCTCCTGCTCTTAATCTGTCTGCAATCTCTTCAGGCAGGAGAAATCTCGCCCCCCCAGCAATAATTGGCTTTATATCCTTCGCAGCCAGTGCACCCCAATTACATAATAATAAACCATGTGTGGTTTCCTGTACTCCACCCTCAAGACCGATTCCAATTTCACCATTTCCCATTTTCAATGCACCCACTGCCCGATTGATCGCTCCCTTAATGGTCTCTTCGTCTGAGAATGGTTGTTCACTGACTCCAGAAGGGATGTCTAACGAAAGAAACTCCGTTTGTTGATAGTGAAATGCATTTTTTACTGCAGCCACTTTTGCAGGATTATTTGACCCAATAATTATTTTCATTCCTTCTCTCTCCATTTCCAAATAAAAAGAAGGCATATCTATGCCTCCTCAGATTGTAAATTAACTGTTTGCCTTAATGGTATCTACAGTTGTTTGATCACAAGCCTTTACAAGTTTTACGATTAGTTCTTTTGCAGCAGCATAGTCATCGATATGGATCATGGAAGCATGTGTATGAATGTAACGTGAACAAATTCCGATTACACCGCTTGGAACTCCTTCGTTGGATTGATGCACACGACCTGCATCGGTACCACCTTGTGAAACAAAGTATTGATAAGGGATTTTGTTAGTCTCTGCTGTATCGAGAATGAACTCTCTCATTCCTCGGTGTGTCACCATGGATCTGTCAAGAATGCGAAGCAGCGCTCCCTTACCTAATTGACCAAATTCTGATTTACTTCCTGACATATCGTTAGCCGGGCTCGCATCTAATGCAAAAAAGATATCTGGATTAATCATATTGGCAGCTGTTTGTGCACCGCGAAGACCTACTTCCTCTTGAACAGTTGCCCCAGAATATAGAATATTCGGCAAGGTTTCATCTTTTACTTCTTGAAGCAGTTCAATTGCTAGTCCACAGCCATAACGATTATCCCAAGCTTTAGCAAGTATTTTCTTTTCGTTAGCCATAGGGGTAAATGGACAAATTGGAAGGATAGCCTGACCTGGCCTAATTCCAATTCTTTCTGCGTCCTCTCGATCGTCAGCACCAATATCAATTAACATATTTTTCATTTCCATTGGTTTGTTGCGCTGTGCTTCAGCTAATAGGTGCGGCGGAATGGAGCCTACGACACCAATAACAGGTCCATTATTTGTCATCACCTGAACACGCTGAGCTAATAAGA
This Neobacillus sp. YX16 DNA region includes the following protein-coding sequences:
- a CDS encoding M42 family metallopeptidase; the protein is MNEQTLNLFKTLTELPGAPGNEHLVRNFMREQLSQYADEIVQDKLGSIFGVKKGNQNGPTIMVAGHMDEVGFMVTAITENGMLRFQPLGGWWSQVLLAQRVQVMTNNGPVIGVVGSIPPHLLAEAQRNKPMEMKNMLIDIGADDREDAERIGIRPGQAILPICPFTPMANEKKILAKAWDNRYGCGLAIELLQEVKDETLPNILYSGATVQEEVGLRGAQTAANMINPDIFFALDASPANDMSGSKSEFGQLGKGALLRILDRSMVTHRGMREFILDTAETNKIPYQYFVSQGGTDAGRVHQSNEGVPSGVIGICSRYIHTHASMIHIDDYAAAKELIVKLVKACDQTTVDTIKANS
- a CDS encoding DUF84 family protein, with protein sequence MKIIIGSNNPAKVAAVKNAFHYQQTEFLSLDIPSGVSEQPFSDEETIKGAINRAVGALKMGNGEIGIGLEGGVQETTHGLLLCNWGALAAKDIKPIIAGGARFLLPEEIADRLRAGEELGPVMDDYAKKENVRKNEGAVGIFTKGLINRSEMFSHIMNLLVGQFHYQKASNK